In the genome of Xanthocytophaga agilis, one region contains:
- a CDS encoding TerD family protein, translated as MSINLKKGGSINLTKQMPKLNKVMVGLGWEMSSYTLDLDASVFILSANNRLISDEYFVFYNNLKSPDGSVQHLGDNRSGSADDDDEVILVNLENINPAAEDLVICVSIHDAIARRHNYGLLKDAYIRIVDVDNQKEIARYDLDASHTGENAVVFGRIRKSGGEWHFHAASQGTQNELQGLVDMFA; from the coding sequence ATGTCAATCAATCTGAAAAAAGGCGGTTCTATTAATCTGACCAAGCAAATGCCCAAACTGAACAAAGTTATGGTTGGATTGGGTTGGGAAATGTCTTCCTACACACTTGATTTGGATGCCTCAGTTTTTATACTGAGTGCGAACAACAGGCTGATCTCAGATGAATACTTTGTATTTTATAATAACCTGAAATCTCCAGATGGTTCTGTACAACATTTGGGTGATAACCGAAGTGGTTCTGCTGATGACGATGATGAAGTAATACTGGTAAATTTGGAAAATATCAACCCTGCTGCCGAAGATCTGGTAATCTGTGTTTCTATTCACGATGCCATCGCCCGTCGTCATAATTATGGCTTATTGAAAGATGCCTATATTCGTATTGTAGATGTCGATAATCAGAAAGAGATTGCTCGTTACGACCTGGATGCGAGCCATACTGGTGAGAATGCAGTAGTTTTTGGCCGCATTCGTAAGTCTGGTGGTGAGTGGCACTTTCATGCTGCATCTCAGGGAACTCAAAATGAGTTACAGGGATTGGTCGATATGTTTGCGTAA
- a CDS encoding PQQ-binding-like beta-propeller repeat protein, with protein sequence MIHLSRLFHLSLLFLLFNSCTQQKDSLSGQSGNDWPEYLGNAARSHYSTLEQINLQNVNQLQVAWTYQSGGRDTTNNQTQIQCNPIIIDGILYATSPRIEVFALNAATGKEIWKFSAADFWGGKNASAGTNRGVTYWKSDSDDDQRILFTAGSFLFALDARTGKPIESFGDSGRVDMREELDYAKKDFFIVSNTPGVVYKDFLIMGMRLSETADAAPGHVRAYNIRTGKREWIFHTIPQPGEYGYDTWEDKDSWTKIGGANCWTGMAVDQQRGIVFVPTGSAAFDFYGGNRKGQNLFANCLIALDARTGKRIWHFQTVHHDIWDRDLPSPPNLITVTQNGKKIDAVAQTTKSGFVFLFERETGRPLFPIEEKPVQESTMSGEKAWPTQPRPVKPQPFARQSFEVADANSFSTQKDSLIAKLKTVKTGENFIPPSREGTVILPGFDGGAEWGGAAADPDGILYINSNEMPWILQMIDIPTVNASDPHSEAKQLFATNCTSCHGANRQGNGVYPSLIDVKKRRTETYALNLLKTGKGFMPAFAALKDSEREALVNFLFDKVPQQKEPGSLADMRTLGVPYTITGYNRFVDKDGYPAIKPPWGTLNAIDMNTGEYLWKVPLGEYTNLTAKGIAVTGTENYGGPVVTAGGLLFIAATKDEKFRAFDKKTGKIVWETQLPAGGYATPSTYAVNGKQYVVIACGGGKMNTKSGDSYVAFALPEK encoded by the coding sequence ATGATACATCTTTCCCGATTATTCCATCTTAGTTTATTATTTCTTTTATTTAATTCCTGCACTCAACAAAAAGACTCCTTATCTGGGCAATCTGGTAATGACTGGCCTGAATATCTTGGAAATGCGGCCAGAAGCCACTACTCAACGCTTGAGCAGATTAATTTACAAAATGTAAACCAGTTGCAGGTTGCCTGGACATACCAGTCTGGAGGAAGGGATACAACCAATAACCAAACACAAATACAATGTAATCCGATAATCATAGATGGAATACTCTATGCTACTTCGCCTCGAATTGAGGTGTTTGCGTTGAATGCCGCTACAGGAAAGGAAATCTGGAAGTTTAGTGCGGCTGATTTTTGGGGTGGAAAAAATGCAAGTGCAGGAACAAACAGAGGCGTAACATACTGGAAGTCTGATTCGGATGATGATCAGCGAATCCTCTTTACCGCAGGTTCGTTTTTATTTGCCTTGGATGCCAGAACTGGGAAACCTATTGAAAGTTTCGGAGATAGTGGACGAGTGGATATGCGCGAAGAACTGGATTATGCTAAGAAAGATTTTTTCATTGTTTCCAATACACCCGGGGTAGTATACAAAGACTTTTTGATTATGGGTATGCGTTTGTCTGAAACAGCTGATGCTGCTCCAGGGCATGTACGAGCCTATAATATTCGGACTGGTAAACGGGAATGGATTTTTCATACGATTCCCCAACCCGGAGAATATGGATATGATACATGGGAGGATAAGGACTCCTGGACAAAGATAGGAGGCGCCAATTGCTGGACTGGTATGGCTGTAGATCAACAGCGAGGAATTGTGTTTGTTCCTACAGGGTCAGCAGCTTTTGATTTTTATGGCGGAAATAGGAAAGGACAAAATTTATTTGCCAACTGTTTGATTGCCTTGGATGCCAGAACTGGTAAACGAATATGGCATTTTCAGACTGTACATCATGATATATGGGATCGGGATTTGCCATCACCACCCAACCTGATTACAGTAACACAAAATGGTAAAAAGATCGATGCTGTAGCACAGACTACCAAATCCGGTTTTGTATTTTTGTTTGAACGGGAAACCGGACGACCTCTCTTTCCAATAGAAGAAAAGCCTGTACAGGAATCTACTATGTCCGGAGAAAAAGCCTGGCCTACACAACCCAGACCTGTAAAACCTCAACCATTTGCCAGACAATCATTTGAGGTCGCAGATGCAAACTCTTTCTCTACACAAAAAGATTCGTTGATTGCCAAGCTTAAAACTGTTAAAACAGGCGAGAATTTTATTCCACCCAGTCGTGAGGGTACTGTAATCTTGCCTGGATTTGATGGTGGTGCAGAATGGGGTGGGGCTGCGGCTGATCCTGATGGGATCTTATACATCAATTCCAATGAGATGCCCTGGATATTGCAAATGATAGATATTCCGACTGTTAATGCCAGTGACCCACATAGTGAGGCCAAGCAGTTATTTGCAACCAATTGTACCAGTTGTCATGGTGCAAACCGACAAGGAAATGGTGTATATCCATCCCTTATAGATGTAAAGAAACGACGTACAGAGACTTATGCACTTAATCTTCTGAAAACAGGAAAAGGATTTATGCCCGCATTTGCAGCTTTAAAGGATTCAGAACGTGAGGCATTAGTGAATTTTTTATTTGACAAGGTTCCTCAGCAGAAAGAACCGGGCTCATTAGCTGATATGCGTACATTAGGGGTACCTTATACTATTACCGGATACAATCGGTTTGTAGACAAGGATGGTTATCCTGCAATCAAGCCACCTTGGGGTACTTTGAATGCTATTGATATGAATACAGGTGAATACTTATGGAAAGTACCTTTGGGAGAATATACGAATTTGACAGCAAAAGGCATTGCTGTTACAGGTACAGAGAATTATGGCGGTCCTGTCGTAACCGCTGGCGGATTACTTTTTATCGCAGCAACGAAAGATGAAAAATTCAGGGCTTTTGATAAGAAAACAGGCAAGATAGTATGGGAGACTCAACTTCCTGCTGGTGGATATGCTACCCCCAGTACCTATGCCGTAAACGGAAAGCAATATGTGGTAATTGCTTGTGGTGGTGGAAAGATGAACACAAAGTCAGGAGATAGCTATGTAGCCTTTGCTTTACCTGAAAAATGA
- a CDS encoding lactonase family protein, translating to MRVFKLLLVFIIIFLQTLGGFAQNFYLFIGTFTGPAGGDGIHVYRFDSKAGTLTKVSNTQKLVNPSYLTVSPDGKFVYSCTESRLPGSGNVSCFAFSKQTGVLTFVNKQPCGGDNPVYVAEHSSRKWLISGSYTGTSITVFPLANDGSILPAGQIIRYTDSTIVNQRDNKSHIHATVFAPDEKFVFVPDLGADKIRCFSFDALVTKPLQFASTPATYVVPGSGPRHFVFHPNKKFAYCAEELSGTVAAYTYTNGKLDSIQRILAHEAATPSPYASADIHISPDGRFLYVSNRAKENTIAIFKIDQKSGKLTSIGYESTYGEHPRNFMIDPTGRYLLVANEISNSVVVLKRDRKTGLLTKTNTTINIPGPSCLKMLAVN from the coding sequence ATGAGGGTATTTAAATTACTACTTGTATTTATAATCATTTTTTTACAAACACTCGGCGGATTTGCTCAGAACTTCTATCTCTTTATAGGAACATTTACAGGTCCTGCAGGAGGAGATGGAATACATGTATATCGTTTTGATAGCAAAGCAGGTACATTAACCAAAGTTAGTAATACGCAGAAACTTGTTAATCCATCCTATCTGACTGTCTCACCTGATGGTAAATTTGTGTATTCCTGTACTGAAAGCCGACTACCAGGATCAGGCAATGTGAGTTGTTTCGCCTTTAGTAAACAGACTGGTGTACTTACATTTGTGAATAAACAACCTTGCGGTGGCGATAATCCTGTGTATGTAGCTGAGCACAGTAGCCGGAAATGGTTAATTAGTGGTAGTTATACAGGAACCAGTATTACCGTATTTCCACTGGCAAACGATGGAAGTATTCTTCCTGCTGGCCAGATAATTCGTTATACTGACAGCACCATTGTAAATCAAAGAGACAATAAGTCTCATATTCATGCTACCGTTTTTGCTCCTGATGAAAAGTTTGTTTTTGTGCCTGATTTGGGTGCAGATAAGATCCGGTGTTTTTCTTTTGATGCTTTAGTTACTAAACCTTTACAGTTTGCATCAACACCTGCCACGTATGTTGTTCCAGGAAGTGGCCCAAGACATTTTGTTTTCCATCCCAATAAAAAGTTTGCCTATTGTGCTGAGGAATTGAGTGGAACGGTTGCTGCTTATACCTATACCAATGGAAAGCTTGATTCTATTCAACGCATCCTTGCTCATGAGGCAGCTACACCAAGCCCTTATGCCAGTGCAGACATTCATATTTCTCCAGATGGTCGTTTCCTATATGTTTCCAATCGGGCAAAAGAAAATACTATTGCTATTTTCAAAATTGATCAGAAGAGTGGTAAGCTTACAAGTATAGGATATGAGTCTACTTATGGAGAGCATCCCAGAAACTTTATGATTGATCCTACTGGAAGATACCTGTTAGTTGCGAATGAAATATCTAATTCGGTAGTTGTTCTAAAGAGAGATCGTAAAACAGGATTGTTAACTAAGACAAATACCACAATCAATATACCTGGGCCGTCCTGCCTGAAAATGTTGGCAGTCAATTAA
- the kdsB gene encoding 3-deoxy-manno-octulosonate cytidylyltransferase, which produces MNILGIIPARYASTRFPGKMLADIAGKSMVQRVYEQAKKAESLAKVIVATDNELIFNHVQNFGGEVVMTAEEHPSGTDRCYEAFQKTGGHYDFVVNIQGDEPFIQPAQIDTLTSVLSPEAELSTLIKTIEDYHTLTDIGEAHVVINTRQEAIYFSRSIIPFVRGEATENWLHKHTFYKHVGLYAYRTDILKAITQLPVSSLEKAESLEQLRWIENGYRIKVAFTEMESVCIETPEDLERVLKTL; this is translated from the coding sequence ATGAATATACTTGGAATTATTCCGGCTCGTTATGCATCTACACGTTTTCCTGGAAAAATGCTGGCAGATATTGCTGGTAAATCCATGGTACAACGAGTGTACGAACAAGCTAAAAAAGCAGAATCGTTAGCCAAAGTAATTGTGGCAACAGACAATGAATTGATTTTTAATCATGTACAAAACTTTGGAGGTGAGGTTGTGATGACAGCTGAAGAGCATCCCAGTGGTACGGATCGCTGTTATGAAGCATTTCAGAAAACTGGTGGACACTACGATTTTGTCGTAAATATTCAGGGGGATGAACCATTTATTCAACCCGCACAAATTGACACACTTACATCTGTATTATCTCCTGAAGCTGAGTTATCTACGTTGATAAAGACCATTGAAGACTATCATACCTTAACAGATATTGGAGAAGCGCATGTTGTAATTAACACACGTCAGGAGGCTATTTATTTTAGTCGTAGCATTATTCCTTTTGTTCGGGGTGAAGCTACTGAAAACTGGCTTCATAAGCATACATTTTACAAACATGTAGGGTTATATGCCTATCGTACTGATATTCTGAAGGCTATTACTCAATTACCTGTATCTTCTTTAGAAAAGGCAGAATCGCTGGAACAGTTGCGCTGGATTGAAAATGGATATCGTATCAAGGTTGCTTTTACAGAAATGGAAAGTGTCTGTATAGAAACGCCCGAAGACCTAGAGCGAGTATTGAAAACACTATAG
- a CDS encoding PspA/IM30 family protein yields MWSSLLQRLFNIGKAKANDALDHIEDPVQMIKLATVELEQAIGKATKALAVAMANQKKLEKDHDQFKLESMNWYQKAAAALQSGKEDLAQKALTQKALADKKEVEYKLLAENAAKIVGQLQEQLDDYKLKLEELKTRQSIYTAKAESAKAQKQIAESLSGVNGSALANIEKYENTINQMEAEAESLTQLNSDKNKLEKEFKALENTISVQSDLDKLKEELALKSKQKEEQKIVDIQQKFDELNRSTNTNQLKIQPTPKEDINKKIDDFFNKK; encoded by the coding sequence ATGTGGTCATCCTTACTACAAAGACTCTTTAATATTGGTAAAGCCAAAGCCAATGATGCCCTGGATCATATAGAAGATCCTGTACAGATGATCAAGCTTGCTACTGTAGAGTTAGAGCAAGCTATTGGGAAAGCTACAAAGGCATTGGCAGTAGCTATGGCAAACCAGAAAAAGCTGGAGAAAGATCATGATCAGTTTAAGCTGGAAAGTATGAACTGGTATCAGAAAGCGGCCGCAGCTCTACAGTCCGGCAAAGAAGATCTGGCTCAAAAAGCGTTGACGCAAAAAGCGCTGGCAGATAAGAAAGAGGTTGAATACAAACTTTTGGCTGAGAATGCTGCTAAAATAGTGGGACAGTTACAAGAACAACTGGACGATTACAAACTTAAACTGGAAGAGTTAAAGACTCGTCAGTCTATCTATACAGCGAAAGCTGAAAGTGCCAAAGCTCAAAAACAGATCGCGGAATCTCTTAGTGGAGTAAATGGTTCTGCTTTGGCGAACATTGAGAAATACGAGAATACTATTAATCAGATGGAGGCTGAGGCCGAAAGCTTAACCCAACTGAATAGTGATAAAAATAAGTTGGAAAAAGAGTTTAAAGCACTGGAAAATACTATCAGTGTACAATCTGATCTGGATAAGCTGAAAGAAGAACTAGCGTTGAAGAGCAAACAAAAAGAAGAACAGAAAATTGTGGACATTCAGCAAAAGTTTGATGAGCTAAACCGGAGTACCAACACCAACCAGTTGAAGATCCAACCTACTCCTAAGGAAGACATCAACAAAAAAATCGACGACTTCTTTAATAAAAAGTAA
- a CDS encoding DUF1990 family protein produces the protein MLIYLKNQQKNFPVLLETFKRVSVMPYDRTRLVEKVSEIVLTVDRNIEELNLQTLFSYKVFPENILIALGQWEIEHRDMQVGDTIVQQVFIPPIQIFSQKAVFGVRISEIIDEPQQKGFSYETLEGHIEKGISTFTIEQTNKGLVFKIHTFSVPGNWFTRLVGPVFAIPYQTYCTQAALKKIKHDVSNRFI, from the coding sequence ATGCTTATCTACCTGAAAAATCAGCAAAAGAACTTTCCTGTATTATTGGAGACATTCAAAAGGGTCTCAGTAATGCCTTATGATAGGACTAGACTGGTAGAAAAAGTCTCGGAAATTGTCCTTACCGTAGATAGGAATATAGAGGAACTGAATCTACAGACTTTGTTTTCCTATAAAGTATTTCCTGAGAATATTCTGATAGCTTTGGGACAATGGGAGATAGAACATAGAGATATGCAGGTTGGAGACACCATTGTACAACAAGTATTTATACCACCTATACAAATATTTTCGCAGAAAGCTGTATTTGGTGTAAGGATAAGTGAGATAATTGATGAACCACAGCAGAAAGGCTTTAGTTATGAAACATTGGAGGGACATATAGAGAAAGGAATTTCGACATTTACTATTGAGCAAACCAATAAAGGTCTAGTCTTTAAGATACATACTTTCTCTGTCCCTGGAAACTGGTTTACCAGGTTAGTGGGTCCGGTTTTCGCAATTCCTTATCAGACGTACTGTACACAAGCTGCTTTAAAGAAAATCAAACATGATGTTAGTAATCGATTTATTTAA
- a CDS encoding MBL fold metallo-hydrolase, which produces MQLTITGYSTALFSTWYFIEELGILFDAGDGVSSGLLQKSRKIEHILISHADRDHLTGLLQLNQLNARPGYPVIYYPQNSGSFPPLEAFSKKFDPHVNGTQWIPTKEGVEIRIREDILAIPVQNGHVVTQGEGIKSLSYHIVQTKRKLKPELAKLSGQEIKRMVEELGKENTTVEVRTNLISYSGDTPVEDPQRWKDTKILIHEATFLDGEEDTKIRPHSNKHSTLEEVMEMVGASTIETLILGHFSSRYSAEQIDLRIKQLCEKYAITIPVFRVLPGEISRNILNGVPVNQ; this is translated from the coding sequence ATGCAATTAACAATTACAGGCTATTCAACAGCTCTTTTTTCAACCTGGTATTTTATTGAAGAGCTTGGGATCTTATTTGATGCCGGAGATGGTGTTTCTTCAGGACTCCTGCAAAAAAGTCGTAAAATAGAGCATATCTTAATTTCACATGCAGATCGGGATCATTTAACAGGTTTGCTCCAACTCAATCAGTTAAATGCAAGACCAGGGTATCCTGTTATTTATTATCCGCAGAATAGTGGTTCATTCCCTCCACTGGAGGCATTCTCAAAGAAATTTGATCCACATGTGAATGGAACTCAATGGATTCCGACGAAAGAAGGTGTGGAGATTCGTATTCGGGAAGATATATTGGCTATTCCTGTTCAAAATGGTCATGTAGTGACGCAGGGAGAAGGGATCAAAAGTTTGAGTTACCATATTGTACAGACCAAACGAAAATTAAAACCAGAATTGGCAAAGCTATCAGGACAGGAAATAAAACGAATGGTAGAAGAGCTGGGAAAAGAAAATACAACAGTAGAAGTTCGCACTAATCTGATAAGCTATTCAGGTGATACTCCTGTCGAAGATCCCCAACGCTGGAAAGACACAAAGATCCTGATTCATGAAGCTACTTTTCTGGATGGAGAAGAAGACACTAAAATCCGTCCCCATAGTAATAAACATAGTACCTTGGAGGAGGTAATGGAGATGGTAGGGGCTAGTACTATTGAAACCCTGATTTTAGGACATTTTTCGTCACGTTATTCTGCAGAACAGATTGATCTGCGTATTAAACAACTATGTGAAAAGTATGCCATTACTATTCCTGTTTTTCGAGTATTGCCTGGAGAGATCAGTCGGAATATTCTAAATGGAGTACCTGTGAATCAGTAG
- a CDS encoding deoxyribodipyrimidine photo-lyase, whose protein sequence is MKIAIFWFRRDLRLEDNAGFSAALQSKYPVLPLFIFDQTILSQLEDQDDPRVTFIYETIQKMRSELEAAGSTLLAYYGKPTDIWKKLITDYEVAEVYTNHDYETYAIQRDDEIQTILKTHNIPLRTYKDQVIFEKREVLNGRNEPYTVFTPYSKKWKSQLTDKDLAAYNCNQYFTNLYAGKVDVLPTLADMGFVRSPLHIPSSEVDENTVVSYAKKRDYPALDATTHLGIHLRFGTASIRQLVTKARQWNEVWLNELIWREFFMMILANFPQVEKHAFKPAYDRIQWRNNPDEFQKWCDGQTGYPIVDAGMRQLNETGFMHNRVRMITASFLIKHLLIDWRWGEAYFARKLLDYELASNNGNWQWAAGSGCDAAPYFRVFNPALQTQKFDKSQAYIKKWVPEVGTKDYPDPIVEHESARERVLKAYKKALQS, encoded by the coding sequence CAAACAATTCTCTCACAGCTTGAGGATCAGGATGATCCCCGTGTAACATTTATTTATGAGACAATTCAAAAAATGAGATCAGAGCTGGAAGCTGCTGGGAGTACATTGTTGGCTTACTATGGCAAACCTACTGACATATGGAAAAAGTTAATAACTGATTATGAGGTTGCAGAGGTTTATACCAATCATGATTATGAAACCTATGCGATACAACGGGATGATGAAATACAGACCATACTCAAAACACACAATATTCCGTTGAGGACATATAAAGATCAGGTGATCTTTGAAAAAAGAGAGGTTTTGAATGGAAGAAATGAACCCTATACAGTATTTACACCTTACAGCAAAAAGTGGAAAAGCCAGTTAACAGATAAAGATCTGGCTGCATATAACTGCAATCAGTATTTTACAAACTTATATGCTGGAAAGGTAGATGTATTACCCACTCTAGCAGATATGGGTTTTGTACGATCTCCACTGCATATTCCTTCTTCTGAAGTTGATGAAAATACAGTGGTTTCCTACGCAAAAAAAAGGGATTATCCAGCTTTGGACGCAACCACACATCTTGGAATACATTTACGATTTGGAACAGCAAGCATTCGGCAGTTGGTAACAAAAGCCAGACAGTGGAATGAAGTCTGGTTGAATGAATTAATATGGAGGGAGTTTTTTATGATGATACTGGCAAACTTTCCACAGGTGGAGAAACACGCTTTTAAGCCTGCCTATGATCGTATCCAATGGCGCAATAATCCTGACGAATTTCAAAAATGGTGTGATGGACAAACAGGTTATCCTATTGTAGATGCAGGTATGAGACAATTGAATGAAACAGGCTTTATGCACAACCGGGTACGAATGATCACAGCCAGCTTTTTAATAAAACATCTGTTGATTGACTGGCGTTGGGGAGAGGCTTACTTTGCCCGTAAGTTATTGGATTATGAATTAGCAAGTAATAATGGCAACTGGCAATGGGCTGCAGGTAGTGGATGTGATGCTGCTCCATATTTTCGGGTTTTTAATCCAGCATTACAAACACAAAAATTTGATAAGTCTCAGGCATATATCAAAAAGTGGGTGCCAGAGGTAGGAACTAAAGACTATCCTGATCCTATAGTAGAACATGAATCTGCCAGAGAGAGAGTTTTAAAAGCTTACAAAAAGGCTCTTCAAAGTTAA
- a CDS encoding TerD family protein, with protein sequence MINLKKNSQISLEKNGEDFKHICIGLDWGVINKKSFFGLFNDKESVDLDGSVTMFDSKKKEKDTVYYRKLVSNDKAIRHSGDDRVGDSSADNKDNEVIYIDLQKVSVDVDTIVFYLNSFKQQDFSDIPYSKIRIIEGEHHNPNKVFASYDLSGDSSFKGFTSMVMAKMNRAPGGRWTFTAIGEPIEAKDIAGTIKVIREKYL encoded by the coding sequence ATGATCAATTTAAAGAAGAACTCACAAATCTCTCTGGAAAAAAACGGAGAAGATTTCAAACATATATGTATTGGCCTTGACTGGGGTGTAATCAATAAAAAATCTTTCTTTGGCCTTTTCAACGATAAAGAATCTGTCGATCTGGATGGATCTGTGACCATGTTTGATTCCAAAAAGAAAGAGAAGGATACGGTATATTATCGCAAGCTTGTGTCTAATGATAAAGCGATTCGCCACAGTGGCGATGATAGAGTAGGGGATAGTTCTGCCGATAACAAAGACAATGAAGTTATTTACATTGATCTGCAAAAGGTTTCTGTAGATGTAGATACGATCGTATTTTACCTAAACTCCTTCAAGCAACAGGATTTTTCAGATATTCCGTATTCAAAGATTAGAATTATAGAAGGTGAACATCATAATCCTAATAAGGTATTTGCCAGTTATGATTTGTCAGGAGATTCTTCATTCAAAGGATTTACCTCTATGGTAATGGCTAAAATGAATCGTGCCCCCGGTGGAAGATGGACCTTCACAGCCATTGGTGAACCTATAGAAGCCAAAGACATAGCCGGAACAATAAAAGTTATTCGGGAAAAATATCTGTAA
- a CDS encoding GNAT family N-acetyltransferase, which yields MELQLPPYKEYPIVSNERILLRQIKSEEIKDILEISFYDGKRASTIEEASAMLQKIDVDYQDGTSIHWGIFDKLTTILVGTCGYYRGFADATGELGCILRPAYYGKGYMTSALQLAIGFGKEQMGLKKIIAITTKHNNPALHLLNRLSFVKTQDLMGDDVEYEFIIRKSD from the coding sequence ATGGAATTACAATTGCCACCTTATAAAGAGTATCCTATTGTAAGTAATGAAAGAATTTTGCTGAGACAGATTAAATCAGAAGAGATCAAAGATATTCTGGAGATTTCATTTTACGATGGTAAAAGGGCTTCAACTATAGAAGAAGCGTCTGCTATGCTACAAAAAATTGACGTTGATTATCAGGATGGTACTTCTATCCATTGGGGAATTTTTGATAAACTTACTACTATACTGGTAGGAACTTGTGGTTATTATCGTGGTTTTGCAGATGCAACAGGAGAACTGGGATGTATTTTAAGACCAGCATATTATGGAAAAGGGTATATGACTTCTGCACTTCAGTTGGCTATTGGGTTTGGAAAAGAACAGATGGGACTAAAGAAAATAATCGCTATTACAACCAAACATAATAATCCAGCATTGCACCTTTTGAATCGCCTAAGTTTTGTTAAGACACAAGACCTTATGGGTGATGACGTAGAATATGAGTTTATAATCCGGAAGTCTGATTAA